DNA from Acanthochromis polyacanthus isolate Apoly-LR-REF ecotype Palm Island chromosome 7, KAUST_Apoly_ChrSc, whole genome shotgun sequence:
TGCGATTGTGTGTTCGTATGACAGTGGATTAACAAAAGTAGCATCTCTTACTATGTTAAGTTAAATATGTCTTTAATAAACATGTTGTGGATACATACACGGAAGGCTATTGTTTTACTGTTATTAACATATGGCTGACAGTGACTGCATATTAGGTTTCAGGATATATGATATGTTTCTCCAACACACCTGCATGTATCTGAATGGGCAGCCTTCACAGCAGACGAATCACATGGCTCTAAGTAAATGGGCAATTTGTCCAACCTTGAATGTAGCACAAATAGCGTCATGGAGACAGATGTCTGTGTCATTGTATGCTAAAGTACAAAGGTGGAGAGTGggagtttccatggaaacgcAGGCGCTTGCGGGATTCGGAGGATTCATGGTCTGCTGATTCACTTCAACCCTTCAGTTCAGTCTCTCCAGTATAATTTTACAGTATCTCATCCTTAGTGCACACAGATTAACCCTTTGATGACCCATACTCAGTGGAATACGGGTGGCCTTTGACCCACATTGTGCATCAAATGGTTTAAGATCACACACTGCAGATTATTTTAAGCTACGcctcgtttgtcatttttgtatttgcaACTGACATCATATGGCTTGCTTTGCAGCGCTAGTGTGAGATGCAATGAGCTCAGTTCTGTAGTCTGAATCAAACAGAGTAAGAAATCATAATCATGTTAAAATCAACACTGACCTCACATTAGTTCTACCTGAATGAACGCCTGATCTGTCGTTTAAGTCACGTAACTGAAATCTCATGACCTGAGGGTTAATCCCCGACATGGGTTAACTATACGGTTGTGTCATCAAGCACATAATTGAAGTTAGTCTTAAGCTCTTTTAACCAACATCACAGATGCCAGTGAAAATTATATCCGTATTATGCTTGACAAAGCAGTTAATGAAAAATGTGGAATTTAGCAGCTACATATATGACTATAATGACTAAATAATGTACACTTAAGTGCGAAGATGAGCTATATATTACAAGAAAATAATGAGTATGGCTACAGTGTAATTGAAAGTAATTTTCCATCATCACAGCAACATGTTTCTATTACAATAACAGAATCAGTTATaagataaacatttttaatcatcatAATAGTAAATATTTCCTTTACTAGTTCCATATTCAGCAGCAAGTAAGGTGTATAAATGCCTAAGTGGTTGGGCAGTGGACAATTTTTAGATGTCTGAGTGTAATAGCAACCTACATAGGAATAATATTAGGCATTAAATGTGTAAGGGCCAATTATTAGAAAAGCTCACCATGATGTGAGATCCTCTAAATCTGTAGGGAATTTCTAAAACAGGTCTATAAATTTTTATTGAAGTAAATGGAAAAAGATGCCATTGTTGAATATACTGTGCATCATTATACAGTAAAACATGTATCATTTTTAAAGTTGTATGCGATATTCAGTTCTTATTCCATTATTTATATGTGCTGGTTCCTCAatgaattaattttaattttttgttgtagttGTCTTTTAATGAATGCTATTTGCTGTATTGTTGTTCAGACCAGCACTCTGTACGCAAAGCTACTGCTAAGATGACAATTCCTAATTTTCTAGGATGTGAGAAGTCAGATGTCAGAATACTCcacaatttagatttttgtaaatgctgcttcaaaacatttatttttaatctgctGCATTTTACACAGACATACACTATATAACAGAAAGATCTGAGACTTTGATGTGCGAGTACAGAGTACAATACTGTTGAGAagtaagaaaagaaataaagaattGGATCATTTATAACTGTGCTTCCTGGCACaaagaagacagagaaagaagtGAGAGAACGTTCAGCTTAAAAAAGCACCACGGTATTAATATCTGCCACTGGCCCCGACATCAAAAGCATAActgtgacacaaaattaccagacAATAGTTTGCAAACTGTGCAAAGTTGTACAAAATTCTCTCAAACCTGACTCCTTTTTGAAACTATGCCAACATGCCTCCTGCTGTACATTCTCttccatgtttgtgttttggtttaatAGTTCGAAAGCATATAagagacaaataaatgaaacaaactaaaTCATTTAGACTGACTACACAAGCTTTCGAGATCAGTCTGCATTGATTACAACGTGTTTAAGGCCATTGGTTTTCTTAAGTAACACATGCAAGCACACAACTGAAAACAGAATAGACATCTTTGTAAGTATTTAAACATATGTGGTATAAGATAAAACctcatttctgttcatttatcaACATAAGTGCAGAATACGGGAATGTTAGTTGTATAATGTGAGAGTATTCTCACATGTGTGGCTTTCTCTTATCTAGGTCAAGCTGCAGACCGGCGACAGGGACTACTGCAAATCTGCTGGGATTACTACGGCCTCAGAGAGATGAAGCAGATCCCTGTTTAACAGAACAACCaatgtctgcctgcctgccaaTATTCATGTGCAAGGACTCCCATTCAATAGTTTTGTGCTTGCTTATATATCCATTTATCTGATTATTTCTCAGGTTGTCTCAGGAAATCAGTCACACGATTTCAATAATCAATGTGCTTTGATATAATCTCATTCCAAcagggagaaagaggaaaagcTGCTGTCTAAAGGTCCGTGAGAAAAACACTGCAAGATCGGtggcacacacaaaaaaggacaGGGTCATGGGATGAGATTTAGGAGATTAAGCGAAGAACTGAAGTGTTCAGCCATTTAAAAAGTGAACACAATTTACTGATACAGACTAATAGAGGTACATGCAAAACATAGAACAGATAAAGTAACAAACAAATGCAGAGAAAATAACCTACTGCGACCCCTTATAAAAGAAATATGATTAGGAAcgatagaaaaataaataaatgcatacatTATCTTGTAATATAGGATGAAATATTTTGCCAGAAACCAATTGAATTAGGAAAATCTATGAATACTAAACAGACAAACTAAATGAATCCACATTAATAAAATGTGTGAGAAGAATCtgagaaaaaaggcaaaaatgtaaactcaCAACTCTGTGCATTCCTCtgcctaatttaaaaaaactaacaaaaaaacaaaacatgcaacgAATGGATGCTCACTCTGTTCATATTGatatctttcaaaaaaatgtggtcggttgtcgtccaaaaaaatgtaactgtTTCAGCTCCAGAGCTGcgttaacattttaaaaaatcctccagtgTCTGTAACAAAGAAAGCACCATATATAACAAACAACCACATGGACAAAGTGGCAAGGTTGCAAGAAGAGAGCTGGTCTTAAAGGATATAACACAACTTTGATGCTGAAAGTTTTACAGGACTTTAGTAAAGCTCTCTACTGTACATTTGAGTATTACAAGATATACAAATATGCGTCACAATAAGACAGAGAGAGTGCATCCCATCCCGTGGTGTGCATACATTTGCAGAGCAACGAGTACAGACTGTCACACGCTAAAGGGAGTGAGATACAAAGAGTACACTAGTAATAGTAGAGCGCATGAGTGGGAGACAGCAGATAATACCAGGCAGTTGTACTGATGACTAAGATTGGTCACATATCATCTCTTTCCTGTGTTTTCCTCAGCAGTGGAGGCAGTGGAGGCGGTGGAGGCGTTGATGTGTGAGGAGTCCACTTGACCTTCGGGCTGGATGGACTGCACTGTCTCTACCAGGCTGCCGCTGGGTAGCACCACGTACCGGGCGGCCATGTCTTTGGGCTGCAGCTCCCGTATTCCCTCCTTACTGTGCCAGATCCCATAGCCAAAATATACAAAGAGCCCTGGGAAAGAGATATCACGAAACACTTGTGAATGGAGCAATCTTTGACATCAAAATAACACCGCACACAGGTAAGTGCTTAGAGAAGTGATGTAAagatttgctctttttttcagCTCAAAGTTGGGGGAGGAAAATTAATATATTCCAAAACCCCACACATGTACTGTTGTGATGGATGGAAGTTACAATTTTCAAATTGGCTAGATCTTTTTGTTACACCTCAAGTGACAGGACAAGCTTACAGTAGAGGTGTAACGATTGAACAATGAATTGATCGTTTTTCAAACTATTAAATTAATCCTAaactgattatttaaaaaaaaaatagaatgcGTACAGTGCCTTTGATTCAAggttcttaaatgtgaatatttactagtaaactgaatatctttggctTGGAGACAGGCCAGGTAATTTCCAATACATCATGGACTTTGGAGGACACtaactgacatttttcaccattttctgacattttacagagaAAATGATTGATCAGTTAATCAAGATAATCATTTAAGACACACTGACTGGCAATGGATATAATTGCAAGTTGTAGACCTAGTTTCCAGGCATGCTAGCACTTTAAAATGTATGCTTAAATGGGCATGCTGATATCCTCACTAAACTGAGCAGGCTGTCAttagttttgcaggtatttaGCCTTAAACTAAAGTTTTAAATGGCACAATTTATACCAGAAGATCGGGCTACACAGAAATAATTAGATGAtcgctgttattttttttttttaaagattattattttgcatttagcTTTATTTAGAGCAATGCAGTGGAGAGGTATAAGAAACGTGGTGAAGAGAGCAAAGGAGTTATATGTAGTAAAAATATACAGCCGGTTGGGAATCAAACCGGGGCTCATGTGGTGTTCACCGCAACCACGTGGCTATGAGGGATCCCCAGGCACAGTTCCTCTTAGGGGAAACACAAATAAGTGTGCCAAAATGGATCACCAGACAAACGACCAACACTGCCACCCTGCTAGCATGGCAAAAAAAGGCCCTCACTCTATCAACAGCTTTAAATTTACTCGAATCAATGAAATTATGTTTGTCAATATGTGTTTACCCTGGTGCAGCATTGATCACTAATCACTCCACATTAAATCTGAGATGAATGGTGAAATCTCATGCCTTTTTTTCAAAGGCTATTATGGAAGGGAAGTATCCATTTCTGTCTCTAGGGAGGGAAAGCCCAGCCAGAGGCCCTGTCAAGTGTAATACCCAATGATTGTGCATCTTGTTAACTTGCAGCAGTCTGACAGTGGTGTTTAAACGGTTTAGTGGTCCAGAGAAGCCTTAAGCTAATGCAGATAATCATGTTTCTCCAGTGATCCTCCCTCTCAGTGATGGGGCATTAACACTGTTTGACCAACACCTACATCTTCAGGGGATTGCAGACGAATGGGGAaagtttctctgttttctttgaataCAGAAAATGCTTGTTTAATCTTTTAGTGTAAGATTTTTATGCAACCAGAgggcaggttttttttctgacaaggaAACTGCTTTCTGGATAATATTCACATCGCAACATGTGCTAACTATAGACTATGTTTGTGTAGAGAGGAAGCTGTATGCCTACTGCTTACAGTAAATCCATTTGATCACCTTTTAAGTTGGGCAggaaaagcatttctttttcagaaataCACAACAGAGACGTTTTTCTTACCAACTGCAATCCACACAGTGAATCGAATCCAGGTTAGGAGGCTGAGCTTCATCATGAggaacacattaaagaggatacTGGCACCTGGAGTCAGTGGAACCAGAGGTACCTACACCGcaataacaataaaattaaGATTTATAGTTATTCTAGAATAGTTGTTTTTCTGAATGCAATCTAACAATATATTGCATTATGTGACCATATTACACTTAGCTTGAATAACAGATATTATTGCTCACCTGgaaagttttgttgtttttttgtggctCATGAACCCATATAAGAGCCAGGCTGACGACGTAAGCTAAGCTAAAAATAACCAGCAGCATTGTGAAACTCCAAACCGGCAGCTGTAGCTGTTTGTATCCAAACTCCACCACAGCGCAGAGGGATACTGAGCTCACTATCAGAGTCAGCACACAGAAGGCCACCACCTCGCCCGGGTCacagtcccccagcagcctgtCCAGGTACGGCTCCCAGCAGGCCTTCAGCTGCCCCACCCCACGCCGCTCTTTCGTCTTCTGTCTTTCGACCAGCTGAAGTTTGTCAGAGAAGGACTCGTACTGCTTCGGCTCCTCGCTGTCCTCGGTTATGGTCTGAGACTCTGAGGGGGCAGGGGAAGGCTCAGTGTTGGGGTTGGGAGATGTGGTAGCGGTTCCCTTGTCGTTGGTTTTCTCAGGTTGGAAACGCAACACAATTACACTCGCTGCCACAAAGGTGTACGCCAGGAGGGTGCCGATGGACAAGAACTGAACCAAGGCCTCCAGGTCAAAGATCAGAGCCATGGTGGCCATGAGGATTCCAAACACCAGAATAGCATTGACGGGAACTTTGGTGATGGGATTGACTCGtgcaaaaacagagaagaacaatCCATCCTCTGCCATGGCGTACACGATCCGAGGGAGGGAGAAGAGATTACAGAGCAGTACAGTATTCATGGCTAGAAATTGGAGAGAGAAGACAAGTGAAAATACAACACAGAGAAGTCAATACGACTACTAAACATATATGAAAGGTAATCCTCCTTTAAAGGTGGACACttaccacagatggaacctACTGCCACAACAACTCCTGCCCAACTGTAGCCACGGCGGAAAAAAGCATCTGCCAGAGCAGAGTTGGGGTCCAGCGTACGCCAGGGTACCATCAGTGTGAGCACTGTGGAGACCAGGATGTAGGCTGTTGTTGCCAGTCCAAGGGAGATTGCAGTCGCAATGGGAATAGCCTTCTGCGGATTCTTTGCCTCCTCACTTGAGGAAGCAATTACATCAAAGCCCACAAATGCGTAGAAGCACGTGGCTGAACCTGCCAGTATTCCAGACATCCCAAAAGGTGCAAAGCCTCCTTGTTCCTGACTCCAATTGACCGGCTCAGCTAGCACAAAGCCAAAGACCAGGATGAAAACAATGACACCCATACTTATGGTGGAGAAGATATGGTTGAGGTAAGAGGACACTTGAACTCCAAAGGAAATGAAGAAGGAGGCAACTACTAGAATTCCTGCTGCAAGGAGGTCAGGGTAGTGGGCAAGGAAGGGCACATTCCACTGCATAATGTGCGTCTCCGTGAAGTTCTGGATAGCGTGGTTAAAAATGGAGTCCAGATAGCCACTCCAGGCACGTGCTACGGCTGCACCACCAATCATGTTCTCCAGAATCACATTCCAGCCAATGAGAAAGGCCCAGACCTCTCCCACGGAGACGTAGGTAAACATGTAGGCAGATCCTGTTTTGGGAATGCGTGCTCCAAACTCTGCATAACAAAAGGCAGCCAGTAAAGAAGCAATACCTGCAAAAAGGAAGGATATGACGACAGCAGGGCCAGCCGTGTCTTTAGCCACTGTTCCTGTCAGAACGTAAAGCCCAGAGCCCACCATGCCACCAACACCCAGCAGAGTCAGGTCCAGGGTGGAGAGGCAGCGCTTCAGAGATGTTGCCATCATGTCGTCATCTAGTGTCTTGAGCCGGTTCAGTCTCTGACAAAGGCGCACTGCTGGCGCACAGCCTCTTGGACAAGTTGCCATAGCTACAGAGTTAGACGGGCCAGCTGGGTGGGTTGGTGTCGTGGTAATCACACTGGATCCATTACCTGTCTACGAAGATGACCTGCAAGGCAGAGCACAATATTTACAAACGGGTgcatcagagcagaaaaactacTGCAGCTACAGCATTCAGGATGCACTGTTGCTGTCTGCATTTTGGGATTTGGCTCACCATGTTTTATTGAGTGCTGCTAACAGCCCCATAATAGGGCTGCATGACATATCACTTCAGCATCTACGCTGTGATGTGCACATCTGCAATAGTCACATGACAGCAAGTGCAATGAGATGCAAGGCATATTATCCTACACACATCACTGCTAAAAGTTTTTGCTCTGgttgacacagaaaaaaaccttAACCGGTTCTAATTTTCTACGACTAATCTGCAAGAAAAGTCGGCCTGATAGGAAATCTGTTTCTCTGATTTAGGGGTTTTGAAAcaaacagaatttttaaaactatatttaaaatacacaagCCTCCTCATGTGCAAGCAAAATAAGCGAGTAACAGAAAAGTAGcactgaaaaggaagattttgttgcaaaaaacaacaaaacattagctgtctggaaatatttcagctccAAAAAGGATGATATTGACTGAAAAAGGGCATTTTGTCCGCAGTTGCTGGCAGCTGTTTTCACCACAGGAGGCAACATGACTAATTAGTTCGGCCATTTACTTCAGCCCAACAAAGCTCTGTATGATGCGTGCAAAGCCAGATCTCAACTGAAATCAAAGCAAAGAGCTATTTTGATGTCTTTGTTGAGTGTTGCACCATATGAGACAGGTTCCAAACAGCTTTTCTCTGCCTTTATAAAAATTagttctttattttctgcacaGATGCACCCTCCTAATGAATTACTTCAATTATTTTCAAATGATTATCCTTCAAACACAGACATAATCAAGTGTTCTGGTAAGAAAAGCCTAGATTTTTTTAAGTTGCAATTTataccacagaaaaacaaagtattgcaatataattttctttcttttacaatGCTGCGCAGGTTCTTCTTTAACCCATACTGTAAGAATATGTGAAGAACTGACGGATACTGTGCCACTTTTCATACAGAATTGTCTTTCAAGTTTGACTTCTGCATCTACGGAAATAATTATCCTTGTCTGCATAATGAATAACGAAATCCGTAGTGGCATCCAGCATGCACCACCAAGTCCCAGTACATCAGGGCCAACCTGAGATATAAATACATGCACACTGATTAGAGAAACAACCACTCAGTCAATCTGgcctttttaaatcattctcccCACAAATGGATTTTTGTCTGGATTTGAATTTTAAGAGATTATTTAGTGGACTGTCACAGCATGTAGATGATTTAAGAGAAGTTTGTGTTGAAAGCATTCCTGTCACTGTGTTAATATGTTGTTATGTGGCATATTCAGTATTTCAGTTTAACagtattttaatttcttttgcaTGAATCATGAAATCATTTGATCTGGGAGACTCATAGAGTCTTGGGTCCATATGACAGAAAGCATGATCTTATTAAAAGTAGCACAATCATGAGGTTAAAAACTTCATAAAATCCACATGTCTTTCGGACAATCATGGCATTCACCATGCAGAATGTATTTAGTCTGTCCCACACAAACTCCCTGTGGGTAGAGCctttaacaacaaaacagcttTACAGACATCTTATGTTGTGATGAACACTGTGGACGGAACAGCCAGATCATGTTTGTATGTGTGCCATTTTGCCTGATTGCATATCTGGtttcactgttattttgcaGGTTGTGTGGCTTTTCCACCTTGTCATCTGTATGTGTTTTTGCACTATGAGGCCATGATGAGGTGCGCTGCCCTGAACACTCAGCAGGCCAGTCCACGTCATCTGAAAGCCACGGCTGATGTGGGAGATTGCAGCATTGGATAACAACAGAAGCTGTAATGGTGCGTTGGTTCAGTTTGGTCTTTTCATCAGTTGTACACAGTGCTCATCCTCCTGGTCCGGGCAGTGCAGCATCCTACTCCCAGCCTCGATGGGCATATGGCGACAACAGGATGTCTCCATGATAATTACGTAACGCTTTATTCCCCCTCTAGAAATAAGAGCGTCTCAGTCAGGAGTCTTTTGTACAATAAAATGTTCAAGCAGACATAACCACGACCAAATAATAGAGAACAAGAACAGACGACGATTACAATGAGCGCcgttttaaatgtcaaattaataATTTAGAACAAAATGGAAACGAGGATCGTTAGTTTTTGTTCGTGCATCACACTACCTCTTTCCTGGATGGAAACGCTGCGCAGCATCGCACTTTTAACGCCCGAGTTAGGTGTGATTATTTGATCGCTGTTGTCTTTAGGAGTGATAAAATTAACAAACCGTTTACCGTTGTTGCTGTTCGGGGTCTCTCATCGGTGCTGTTAGAAGTTGCCGGGGCGCATCGTCTGCTGATGGAGCTGAAGGTGCACCGAGCGCAGcctggacggacggacggacggctTCTTAAAGGTACACACACACCTCCTGGAGCTGGGAGGGCTTCCCCACCACACCACACCCACAGCACAGCAGGGCAGGAGGAGGGTCCCAGAGAGAGGTGGTGGGGGGTCCCAGAGTGAATATCAAATGTGTGCATGTTCTAGAATAAGTCATGAAAGCAGCTAACAGGGTGCAGTAAAGCTCTAATAAAACGGATACTATATAAAAAAAACGCTAAAATCAGACAGTACATTTAGAACTGAAAATGGTGCCAACCTGCCTTAAGTGCCACGTTTGATTACATTTAATTCTTCAAAAACCTCAAAGAGGTTATAGGAGGTGGTAGGATTGCTATGACCTGAATgacatttaatcttttttttattctttgttttaccAGGTAAGATCGGTTGAGAACAATTTCTTATTTGCAATGACGATCTGGCAAGAGGCCCAAGCAGAAAGAaacataacaaataaacatataCAACAAAGGATGCACAAATGTTTAAACAGAGAATAAAAACCACCTGAATAAATGCTAGCAGTTCAGTGAAAACAGTCAGCATGTGCAGTCATCAGCTAGGGTCTGCTACAGCTTCTGCTTAAACATGTATAAAGTGATAAAAGAGGTGAcag
Protein-coding regions in this window:
- the slc7a4 gene encoding cationic amino acid transporter 4 — encoded protein: MATCPRGCAPAVRLCQRLNRLKTLDDDMMATSLKRCLSTLDLTLLGVGGMVGSGLYVLTGTVAKDTAGPAVVISFLFAGIASLLAAFCYAEFGARIPKTGSAYMFTYVSVGEVWAFLIGWNVILENMIGGAAVARAWSGYLDSIFNHAIQNFTETHIMQWNVPFLAHYPDLLAAGILVVASFFISFGVQVSSYLNHIFSTISMGVIVFILVFGFVLAEPVNWSQEQGGFAPFGMSGILAGSATCFYAFVGFDVIASSSEEAKNPQKAIPIATAISLGLATTAYILVSTVLTLMVPWRTLDPNSALADAFFRRGYSWAGVVVAVGSICAMNTVLLCNLFSLPRIVYAMAEDGLFFSVFARVNPITKVPVNAILVFGILMATMALIFDLEALVQFLSIGTLLAYTFVAASVIVLRFQPEKTNDKGTATTSPNPNTEPSPAPSESQTITEDSEEPKQYESFSDKLQLVERQKTKERRGVGQLKACWEPYLDRLLGDCDPGEVVAFCVLTLIVSSVSLCAVVEFGYKQLQLPVWSFTMLLVIFSLAYVVSLALIWVHEPQKNNKTFQVPLVPLTPGASILFNVFLMMKLSLLTWIRFTVWIAVGLFVYFGYGIWHSKEGIRELQPKDMAARYVVLPSGSLVETVQSIQPEGQVDSSHINASTASTASTAEENTGKR